Proteins encoded within one genomic window of Funiculus sociatus GB2-C1:
- the pbpC gene encoding penicillin-binding protein 1C, with the protein MRQPKNWLIWRINKKFRVLLALVLLCLTVRSLPYLAPVRAKDIAQDTQAIEFSDRNGLALGTLLTRDQEHTAVVPLNQVSPQFINAILAAEDKRFYHHGALDLKAVARSLKDAIHSKRITSGASTITMQLARMLDPVPRTLPGKIQEIWLSWRLAAGMNKDEILAAYINRLPMGGNIYGLEAASRNYFDIPASDLNLAQASLLAAVPNNPTYFNPYDHWKRLKKRQIYVLNRMVQDNYITRNQAERAYKEEISLAPRQQGIIAAPHFLFWAASQLPQHNSSQIRTTIDRPLQQFVEAQVQQVIRALTPNNVHHAAALVINNHTGEVLAYVGSPDYFNEESLGRNDGVQALRQPGSTLKPFLYELALENRTISPNTILADVPTHYAIPGAKLYSPTDYDETFLGPVRVRLALANSLNVPAVRVLEKVGVQNFLNRLHQLGFEHLTQSPEYYGLGLILGSGEVSLWELARAYVTLARLGEATPLVTTFYQTGDLQKGGFQNRKSEWELITDILSDRYARATAFGVESVLALPFPAAVKTGTSSDFRDTWTVGFTTDYTVATWVGNFNGEPMRQVSGVTGAAPLWNRIMLHLHSHQEPAAFPLPKNLVQRPICAISGLKPTPDCPSVVQEYLFTEDISNYERQSHTVNLASEYDEWLARQDQPSFTSSSLKILSPHNGDFFLLHPGEETNRRGAEDAEGGGTQRLEFRLAAMPTQPVEWWLNGEKLTTQSSNSLFWQLRPGKWTLQAKSGEMMDTVSFQVQLAEYRQTRRGFSIANPPVLSP; encoded by the coding sequence ATGAGACAACCCAAAAATTGGTTGATTTGGCGTATAAACAAGAAATTTCGCGTATTGTTAGCTTTAGTGTTGCTGTGTTTGACAGTGCGATCGCTTCCTTATCTGGCACCTGTTCGCGCCAAAGATATTGCCCAGGACACGCAAGCAATAGAATTTAGCGATCGCAATGGACTTGCTCTCGGCACGTTACTCACTCGCGATCAAGAGCATACTGCTGTTGTGCCGCTGAATCAAGTTTCGCCCCAGTTTATCAACGCTATTTTAGCTGCCGAGGATAAACGATTTTATCATCACGGGGCGTTGGATCTGAAGGCTGTAGCGCGATCGCTTAAAGATGCAATTCACAGCAAAAGAATTACGTCCGGTGCTTCCACTATTACTATGCAACTAGCCCGGATGTTAGATCCTGTTCCCCGCACTTTGCCGGGCAAAATACAGGAAATTTGGCTATCTTGGCGACTAGCAGCTGGCATGAATAAAGATGAAATTCTCGCTGCTTACATCAATCGCCTGCCAATGGGAGGAAATATTTATGGTTTAGAAGCTGCTTCCCGCAACTATTTCGATATTCCTGCAAGCGATCTTAATCTTGCCCAAGCTAGTCTTCTCGCAGCCGTTCCTAATAATCCCACCTACTTCAACCCCTACGACCATTGGAAACGCTTAAAAAAGCGGCAAATTTATGTCTTAAATCGCATGGTTCAAGACAATTATATCACACGTAATCAAGCAGAACGAGCATATAAAGAAGAAATTTCCCTAGCACCTCGACAACAGGGAATTATTGCCGCACCTCACTTTTTATTCTGGGCAGCCAGCCAATTACCTCAGCATAATTCTTCTCAAATTCGCACCACTATAGATCGTCCCTTACAGCAATTTGTGGAAGCGCAAGTTCAGCAGGTAATTCGCGCCCTCACTCCAAATAATGTTCATCATGCGGCTGCTTTGGTAATTAACAACCACACTGGAGAAGTTTTGGCTTATGTCGGTTCTCCCGATTATTTTAATGAAGAATCATTGGGGCGCAATGATGGAGTTCAGGCATTGCGTCAACCGGGTTCAACTCTCAAACCTTTTCTATATGAATTAGCTTTAGAAAATCGTACCATTAGCCCTAATACAATTTTAGCTGATGTGCCAACTCATTACGCTATTCCCGGCGCAAAACTGTATAGCCCTACCGATTACGATGAAACCTTTCTAGGGCCAGTGCGGGTGCGCCTAGCTTTGGCAAATTCTCTAAACGTTCCAGCGGTGCGGGTGTTAGAAAAGGTAGGCGTACAAAATTTTCTTAATCGTCTACATCAATTGGGATTTGAGCATTTAACTCAGTCGCCAGAATATTACGGTTTGGGATTAATTTTAGGTAGCGGTGAAGTTAGCCTATGGGAGTTGGCGAGGGCTTATGTCACCTTAGCAAGACTTGGAGAAGCGACACCGCTTGTAACCACATTTTATCAAACGGGAGATCTACAAAAGGGGGGATTTCAAAATCGAAAATCGGAATGGGAATTAATTACTGATATATTAAGCGATCGCTATGCTCGTGCTACAGCTTTTGGTGTAGAATCTGTACTAGCTTTACCGTTTCCAGCCGCAGTAAAAACTGGCACTTCTTCCGATTTTCGAGATACTTGGACTGTGGGATTTACCACCGATTATACTGTTGCAACTTGGGTAGGCAATTTCAACGGCGAACCGATGCGACAAGTTTCTGGAGTGACAGGTGCAGCACCTCTATGGAATCGAATTATGTTACACCTGCACTCGCATCAAGAACCCGCCGCTTTTCCGCTTCCAAAAAATCTTGTGCAACGTCCTATATGTGCAATTTCTGGGTTGAAGCCTACGCCAGATTGTCCCTCGGTAGTGCAAGAATATTTGTTTACAGAAGATATTAGCAATTATGAGCGTCAGTCACACACTGTTAACTTGGCTTCAGAGTATGATGAGTGGTTGGCAAGGCAGGATCAACCGAGTTTTACTTCTAGTAGTCTAAAGATTTTGTCGCCTCACAATGGCGATTTTTTCCTGTTGCATCCAGGTGAAGAAACGAACCGCAGAGGCGCAGAGGACGCAGAGGGAGGAGGAACGCAACGGTTGGAGTTTAGGTTGGCGGCAATGCCTACGCAGCCTGTAGAGTGGTGGTTGAATGGGGAGAAGTTAACTACCCAGTCGTCCAATTCTCTATTTTGGCAGCTTCGTCCTGGTAAGTGGACTTTGCAAGCTAAAAGCGGTGAAATGATGGATACGGTAAGCTTTCAAGTGCAGTTGGCTGAGTATAGGCAAACACGTCGGGGTTTCTCTATTGCTAACCCTCCGGTGTTGTCGCCTTAG
- a CDS encoding glycoside hydrolase family 15 protein, with protein sequence MTLVILSKVLFSVAITKDEAFGYPGACPIWSPSTLTFLGTAQNPTSQVWFTGFNGIIGEVFYPSVDKAATVDWQFLVGDGANTWVDEEKQDTTSQVNLNNTRSLSWNITNKAKNGNYQIKKTIFTDPNRNTLIQQVTFTALRGTLDNFKLYTLYHPAIGNDGKSTTGYNTTYNGIGMLIAKNSTNGMASALASSLNFKKGMMSSGFVGHSDGWQDLKGGKIDNTMNWAYKSATNGNIAQMAMFDLSPYAKQKSVTFNLVLGFGNNETNAKKVAAETLNDNVPDMLSAYNAQWNSYTNNLNNFGGTADTQYYVAAMALKAATDKTSGAMVAGLGNPWGNSNYSICNPLGIEMQGGYHLVWPRDLYKTASALIVAGDSATASKALGWLLTTMQQPDGHFLQNAFVDGTPYWTGIQMDETAFPIILAWKLGRNDATTYTNHIKPAADYIVKNGPWTQQERWEENAGYSPGTIASEIAALVCAADIAKVNGDTTSETNYLAKADYWQGMVENWTFTASGSIGNGKYFQRIDDNGNPNDGHILNISNGGGSYDERSIVDTSFLELVRHGVKPGNNPYILSSIAAIDSTIKQTIPGKGDGWFRYNHDGYGETSTGADYTGAGIGRLWPIFTGERGHFVIASGGNADSYLATMRAFANSSYMISEQVWDLNAPSGFTPGTPTKSMTPLSWSMGEYITLLASNYTGKVMDMPEIVYQRYVSNLYKPHKDKTVDYNQASVQPGTALTIYYKGFLASSEQLKLHWGHDNWQSVADKPMLKRNDGFWETTISIPVSETALNFAFTDGNNWDNNGGSNWNETLSPVSSRR encoded by the coding sequence ATGACTTTGGTTATATTAAGTAAAGTTTTATTTTCGGTTGCTATCACCAAAGATGAAGCTTTTGGTTATCCGGGTGCTTGTCCCATTTGGTCGCCTTCAACCCTTACCTTTCTTGGTACTGCCCAAAATCCTACTAGCCAAGTGTGGTTCACTGGTTTTAATGGCATTATTGGTGAGGTATTTTACCCTTCTGTTGATAAGGCGGCTACGGTAGACTGGCAGTTTTTAGTGGGGGATGGTGCTAACACTTGGGTTGATGAAGAGAAGCAGGATACTACCAGTCAGGTTAATTTAAATAATACGCGATCGCTTTCTTGGAATATCACCAACAAAGCAAAAAATGGCAACTATCAAATTAAAAAAACCATATTCACCGACCCCAACCGAAATACATTAATTCAGCAAGTGACTTTCACTGCTTTGAGGGGAACGTTAGATAACTTCAAACTTTATACTTTGTACCATCCAGCAATTGGCAACGATGGAAAATCTACCACGGGTTACAACACCACCTACAACGGCATTGGGATGCTGATTGCTAAAAATTCAACCAATGGTATGGCATCAGCACTAGCAAGTTCTCTAAATTTCAAAAAAGGTATGATGTCCTCTGGCTTTGTTGGACACAGCGACGGCTGGCAAGACTTAAAAGGTGGTAAAATTGATAATACGATGAACTGGGCTTATAAATCAGCAACCAATGGAAACATTGCACAAATGGCAATGTTTGATTTAAGTCCTTATGCTAAACAGAAATCAGTCACCTTTAACTTAGTTCTCGGCTTTGGCAACAACGAAACCAACGCTAAAAAAGTGGCAGCAGAAACTCTGAACGATAATGTTCCTGATATGCTGTCCGCTTACAACGCACAATGGAACAGCTACACCAATAATTTAAACAACTTTGGCGGCACCGCTGATACTCAATATTACGTAGCTGCAATGGCACTAAAGGCAGCTACTGACAAAACTTCTGGTGCGATGGTTGCAGGTTTAGGCAATCCTTGGGGTAATTCTAACTACTCAATCTGCAATCCGCTAGGCATCGAAATGCAAGGCGGCTACCATCTAGTTTGGCCTCGTGACTTGTATAAAACAGCTAGCGCCTTAATTGTAGCGGGTGACTCGGCTACTGCTTCTAAAGCTCTCGGCTGGTTGTTAACTACCATGCAACAACCCGACGGACATTTTCTTCAGAATGCTTTTGTAGATGGTACGCCTTATTGGACAGGAATTCAAATGGATGAGACAGCGTTTCCAATTATTTTGGCTTGGAAACTCGGTCGTAACGATGCAACAACTTATACAAATCATATCAAACCTGCTGCTGACTATATTGTAAAAAATGGGCCGTGGACTCAACAAGAGCGTTGGGAAGAAAATGCAGGTTATTCACCAGGAACCATTGCATCTGAAATTGCAGCTTTAGTCTGTGCCGCAGACATTGCTAAAGTCAACGGTGATACAACTAGCGAAACTAACTATCTCGCGAAAGCAGATTACTGGCAAGGCATGGTGGAAAATTGGACGTTCACGGCTAGCGGTTCTATCGGCAATGGCAAATATTTTCAACGGATTGATGATAATGGGAATCCCAACGACGGACACATTTTAAATATAAGCAACGGTGGCGGTTCTTATGATGAGCGTTCTATCGTTGATACCAGCTTTTTAGAACTGGTACGTCATGGGGTAAAACCTGGAAATAATCCTTATATCTTATCCTCGATTGCTGCCATTGACTCGACCATTAAACAAACAATTCCCGGTAAAGGAGACGGATGGTTTCGCTACAATCATGATGGTTATGGTGAAACATCAACTGGCGCTGATTATACTGGTGCTGGTATCGGGCGTTTGTGGCCTATTTTCACCGGAGAACGCGGTCATTTTGTCATTGCCAGTGGTGGAAATGCTGACTCTTATTTGGCAACAATGCGTGCATTTGCTAACAGTTCTTACATGATTTCTGAACAAGTGTGGGATTTAAACGCACCCTCTGGTTTTACGCCAGGAACTCCAACGAAATCAATGACACCGCTTTCCTGGTCGATGGGAGAATACATCACGCTGTTGGCATCGAATTATACTGGCAAAGTAATGGATATGCCGGAGATTGTCTATCAGCGCTATGTGAGCAACTTATACAAGCCGCATAAGGATAAAACAGTTGATTACAACCAAGCTTCTGTGCAACCAGGGACAGCTTTAACGATTTACTACAAAGGTTTTTTGGCGAGTTCTGAACAGTTAAAATTACACTGGGGACACGACAACTGGCAAAGCGTCGCTGACAAGCCGATGCTTAAGCGAAATGATGGCTTTTGGGAAACCACAATTTCTATACCAGTGAGTGAAACCGCTTTAAATTTTGCTTTCACTGATGGGAACAATTGGGATAACAACGGAGGCAGCAATTGGAATGAAACCCTCTCCCCGGTTTCTTCCCGAAGATAA
- a CDS encoding pentapeptide repeat-containing protein, whose translation MKNLIQKILNFPNNFNSFEGRSKQDVLLFDSSFAAQDIAFIIDGEWDGCNGVLVTKNDEVAVNTAAELLGARWCYNGAKIAHTSRLSADDLRRRYAAGERHFINANLRCARLGECLLSEVNLNWAKLSLANLSGANLSKANLSDADLIEANLTEANLRTANLARTNLAKANLRLADLRGANLSKAFLSEANLSEADLRGANLELADLRGADLTGTNLSGANLSGAKLIEADLATATLSDD comes from the coding sequence ATGAAAAACTTAATACAAAAAATATTAAATTTTCCAAATAACTTCAATAGTTTTGAAGGACGGAGCAAGCAAGATGTTCTCTTATTTGACTCCTCATTTGCTGCCCAAGACATTGCCTTTATAATTGACGGGGAGTGGGATGGTTGTAATGGGGTTTTGGTAACTAAAAATGATGAAGTAGCGGTTAATACGGCTGCTGAATTGTTAGGGGCGCGATGGTGTTACAATGGTGCCAAAATCGCCCATACAAGCAGATTGAGTGCTGATGACTTAAGGCGACGTTATGCAGCAGGAGAAAGGCATTTTATCAATGCTAACTTGAGGTGCGCTAGGCTTGGTGAGTGTTTACTTAGTGAAGTTAACCTGAACTGGGCAAAACTGAGTTTAGCAAACCTGAGTGGAGCCAATTTAAGTAAAGCCAACTTAAGTGATGCAGATTTGATTGAAGCCAACTTGACCGAAGCCAACCTGCGTACAGCTAACTTGGCTAGAACAAACCTGGCTAAAGCTAACCTGCGGCTGGCAGATTTAAGAGGGGCAAATTTGAGTAAAGCTTTCTTGAGTGAGGCTAATCTCAGCGAAGCCGATTTAAGGGGAGCAAATTTAGAATTGGCAGACTTAAGAGGCGCTGATTTAACTGGAACTAACCTGAGTGGTGCTAACTTAAGTGGTGCCAAGTTAATTGAAGCTGATTTGGCAACAGCAACCCTATCTGATGACTGA